The following are encoded together in the Acetobacter vaccinii genome:
- a CDS encoding helix-turn-helix domain-containing protein, which produces MTESVTMYSRNSSVDAHVGLRIRLRRLQLGLSQEKLGEALGVTFQQIQKYERGANRVGASRLYNMANVLDVPISFFFDDMQPGKQAQPITPSAAAFAEKRKAFGAAQPCGDEQSLLARKETLDLVRAYYRIQQPALRQKVLELIQSMTDETQSKPF; this is translated from the coding sequence ATGACTGAAAGTGTCACGATGTACTCACGCAACAGTTCTGTCGATGCCCATGTTGGCCTGCGCATTCGCCTGCGTCGGCTCCAGCTTGGGCTCTCTCAGGAAAAACTGGGAGAGGCTCTGGGCGTGACATTCCAACAGATCCAGAAATATGAGCGTGGGGCCAATCGGGTTGGGGCATCGCGGCTATACAACATGGCCAACGTGCTGGATGTACCGATCAGCTTCTTTTTTGATGACATGCAGCCCGGCAAACAGGCTCAGCCCATAACACCTTCGGCTGCTGCCTTTGCAGAAAAGCGTAAAGCTTTTGGGGCTGCGCAGCCCTGTGGTGATGAGCAATCCCTGCTGGCGCGCAAGGAAACGCTGGATCTGGTCCGTGCCTACTATCGTATCCAGCAGCCCGCTCTGCGGCAAAAGGTGCTGGAACTCATCCAGTCCATGACGGACGAGACCCAGAGCAAACCTTTCTGA
- a CDS encoding Fur family transcriptional regulator: MTGQRRVIARVLSEADDHPDVEELYRRALALDSRISVATVYRTVRLLEEKGILERRDFGGGRARYEATENGRHHYHLIDINNGKVIEFEDPEHEELMRKIADRLGFEFVSMRLELFGRKKAPVEKAAPAASTTKGKKA, from the coding sequence ATGACCGGACAGCGGCGCGTTATCGCCCGCGTCCTATCGGAAGCCGATGACCATCCCGATGTTGAGGAACTGTACCGCCGTGCGCTGGCGCTCGATTCCCGCATTTCCGTGGCAACAGTGTACCGGACGGTACGCCTGCTGGAAGAAAAAGGGATTCTGGAGCGTCGTGACTTCGGGGGTGGGCGTGCCCGCTACGAAGCCACGGAAAACGGACGGCACCATTACCATCTGATCGACATCAACAACGGTAAGGTTATCGAATTTGAAGACCCGGAGCATGAGGAACTGATGAGAAAAATCGCGGACCGTCTTGGGTTCGAGTTTGTTTCCATGCGTCTGGAACTGTTCGGGCGGAAGAAAGCCCCCGTTGAAAAGGCAGCCCCCGCTGCCTCCACCACAAAGGGTAAAAAGGCATGA
- the lnt gene encoding apolipoprotein N-acyltransferase: protein MTLPRLSLRPFLSKGRLQRAGRMLGLGALTALALPPVHCLLVLLLTFGLFGRMLNTARDWKQAAWAGAFFGFGFYTAGLYWLVNAVLIRADQFWWFVPFPSMGCALILAPSVAVPAALSRLLPAGLARLSLFAAMWTLADMSRTFLFSGFTWNGLGTSVAIPGLAGDMLIQPAAWIGQDGLTLLLMLLAMLGGSALLDSLPAAWVQKLGANPAPVSSPPTRRLVLGGGVCILALWVGLGSWRYLSVKPVGEAGPIAVIVQGNVPETDKVGRRNPRDIFMRYLRLTRQGVDQAQTLQASLTPDGGQYRPIVFLWPETSFPGYDLLQDSPRARAVIMEWATGANAGLIGALRRDTNGRYRNAMFALAPDGVVEAIYDKARLVPFGEYQPPFLPLQIVPQGGMAAGPGPQTWHLANVPPVGPLICYEVIFSGDVTNRHDRPRWLANVTNDAWFGNSAGPRQHLTSVRLRAVEEGLPVARAANTGISVSYDGRGHLLDRLGWGQAGTLVTALPAALPCPPFGRYGQVIPLLLCALVIGLATATRIFKKN, encoded by the coding sequence ATGACCCTGCCCCGACTCTCCCTGCGTCCGTTCTTGTCCAAGGGCCGGTTACAACGTGCAGGCCGTATGCTGGGGCTCGGGGCGCTCACCGCCCTGGCCCTGCCGCCTGTGCATTGCCTGCTTGTGCTGCTGCTGACCTTTGGTCTGTTCGGCCGCATGCTCAATACAGCACGGGATTGGAAACAGGCTGCATGGGCCGGGGCTTTTTTCGGCTTTGGGTTTTATACAGCCGGGCTGTACTGGCTGGTCAACGCGGTGCTGATCCGGGCTGACCAGTTCTGGTGGTTTGTCCCGTTCCCCTCCATGGGGTGCGCGCTCATTCTGGCACCCAGTGTCGCAGTGCCTGCTGCCCTCAGCCGACTGCTCCCCGCTGGTCTGGCCCGCCTGAGCCTGTTTGCCGCTATGTGGACCCTTGCGGACATGAGCCGGACATTTCTGTTCAGTGGTTTTACCTGGAATGGTCTTGGCACCAGCGTGGCTATCCCCGGCTTGGCGGGCGATATGCTGATACAGCCTGCCGCATGGATCGGGCAGGATGGCCTGACCTTGCTGCTGATGCTGCTGGCCATGCTGGGCGGATCTGCCCTGCTGGACAGTCTGCCTGCTGCATGGGTGCAAAAACTAGGGGCAAACCCGGCACCTGTATCATCCCCCCCAACACGCCGTCTGGTGCTCGGCGGTGGGGTTTGCATTCTCGCGCTCTGGGTCGGGCTGGGAAGTTGGCGCTACCTGAGCGTCAAACCCGTGGGGGAAGCTGGCCCCATTGCCGTAATCGTGCAGGGCAATGTGCCAGAAACCGACAAGGTCGGCCGCCGCAACCCGCGTGACATCTTCATGCGTTATCTGCGCCTGACCCGACAGGGCGTGGACCAGGCACAAACACTCCAGGCCAGCCTGACCCCAGATGGCGGACAATACAGGCCGATTGTTTTCCTCTGGCCGGAAACATCCTTTCCTGGCTACGACCTGTTGCAAGATAGCCCCCGGGCTCGGGCTGTCATTATGGAATGGGCGACAGGGGCCAATGCCGGACTGATCGGTGCGTTGCGGCGCGACACAAACGGTCGCTATCGGAACGCCATGTTCGCCCTTGCCCCCGATGGCGTGGTGGAGGCCATTTACGACAAGGCCCGGCTTGTACCGTTTGGCGAATATCAACCCCCTTTCCTGCCCCTACAGATTGTCCCGCAAGGCGGCATGGCCGCAGGACCGGGCCCGCAGACATGGCATCTGGCGAACGTGCCACCCGTTGGGCCATTGATCTGCTACGAGGTGATTTTTTCAGGCGATGTCACAAACAGGCACGACCGCCCCCGCTGGCTGGCCAATGTGACCAACGACGCCTGGTTTGGAAACAGCGCAGGCCCACGCCAGCATCTGACCTCTGTGCGGCTCCGTGCTGTGGAGGAAGGCCTGCCCGTTGCCCGCGCGGCAAATACTGGCATTTCAGTCAGTTATGATGGCCGGGGCCACCTGCTGGACAGGCTTGGCTGGGGTCAGGCGGGCACACTGGTCACAGCCCTGCCTGCAGCCCTGCCCTGCCCTCCCTTTGGGCGGTATGGCCAGGTAATTCCGCTCCTGTTATGTGCCTTGGTGATCGGGCTGGCTACAGCCACCAGAATCTTTAAGAAAAATTAA
- a CDS encoding glycine--tRNA ligase subunit alpha — protein MDPAFPRPTGRPLSFQDLILTLHQFWSRQGCAILQPYDQEVGAGTLSPHTTLRALGNKPWRAAYVQPCRRPSDGRYGENPNRLQHYYQYQVLLKPTPEESQKLLLDSYRAIGIDPDKHDIRFVEDDWENPTIGAWGLGWEVWCDGMEVTQFTYFQQVGGIPVSVPSTELTYGLERLAMYVQGVENVYDLDFNGAGLTYGDVFLRAEKDYSRHNFELASTEKLLRHFADAEKESVALAEAGVAQPAYDQCLKASHLFNLLDARGVISVSERASYIARVRTLAKLCCETWLAGEDQ, from the coding sequence ATGGACCCGGCGTTTCCCCGCCCCACTGGGCGGCCTCTTTCCTTTCAGGACCTGATCCTGACCCTGCACCAGTTCTGGTCCCGTCAGGGGTGCGCCATACTCCAGCCCTATGATCAGGAAGTCGGCGCTGGCACGCTTTCCCCCCACACCACGTTGCGCGCACTGGGCAACAAACCGTGGCGCGCAGCCTATGTGCAACCGTGCCGCCGCCCGTCCGATGGCCGCTATGGGGAAAATCCCAACCGCCTGCAGCATTATTATCAATATCAGGTTCTGCTGAAGCCCACACCGGAAGAAAGCCAGAAGCTGCTGCTGGACAGCTACCGCGCCATCGGGATCGACCCCGACAAGCACGACATCCGCTTTGTGGAAGATGACTGGGAAAACCCGACCATCGGTGCCTGGGGCCTTGGGTGGGAAGTCTGGTGTGACGGGATGGAAGTCACCCAGTTTACCTACTTCCAGCAGGTTGGCGGTATTCCGGTCAGCGTGCCCTCCACCGAGCTGACATACGGGCTGGAACGCCTGGCCATGTATGTGCAGGGCGTGGAAAATGTGTACGATCTGGACTTCAACGGAGCAGGCCTGACCTATGGGGATGTGTTCCTGCGGGCCGAAAAAGACTACTCGCGCCACAACTTTGAATTAGCCAGCACTGAAAAACTGCTGCGCCACTTCGCCGACGCCGAAAAGGAAAGTGTCGCCCTGGCCGAAGCCGGCGTAGCCCAGCCCGCCTACGACCAGTGCCTGAAGGCAAGCCACCTGTTTAACCTGCTGGACGCCCGCGGTGTGATCAGTGTCAGCGAACGGGCATCCTACATCGCCCGCGTACGCACACTGGCAAAACTGTGCTGTGAAACCTGGCTGGCTGGCGAGGACCAATAA
- a CDS encoding GNAT family N-acetyltransferase codes for MSATSRSGGGLSALDLDRTSFPELHGGSLSVRIAETDDERDAAQALRYRVFYEEMGARPDAETHALKRDIDEFDAVADHLLVIDNAIASDARGVIGTYRLVQGDAAAKIGRFYSSSEYDITPLQEFPGRLLEVGRSCVDKNYRGRAAMQLLWRGIASYIFLHRIDLLFGCASLPGTDPDRIAGELTYLYHNHLAPPALRVHALGDRRIEMLRTDPHTLNVRKCLAGLPPLIKGYLRLGGYVGDGAVIDPQFNTTDVAILVKSELLADKYYRHYERRLRDALD; via the coding sequence ATGAGCGCCACCTCCCGCAGTGGTGGCGGACTTTCAGCCCTCGACCTTGACCGCACCAGCTTTCCCGAACTGCACGGCGGCAGCCTGAGTGTCCGTATTGCGGAAACCGATGATGAGCGCGATGCCGCTCAGGCTCTGCGCTACCGGGTGTTCTATGAAGAAATGGGAGCCAGGCCCGACGCCGAAACTCATGCCCTGAAGCGTGATATCGACGAATTCGATGCCGTGGCCGACCATCTGCTGGTCATTGACAACGCCATTGCCTCCGACGCCCGTGGGGTTATTGGCACCTATCGTCTGGTGCAGGGGGATGCAGCGGCCAAGATCGGTCGTTTTTATTCCTCCAGCGAATATGACATTACCCCTTTGCAGGAATTCCCCGGCAGGCTGCTTGAAGTCGGCCGGTCCTGTGTGGACAAGAACTACCGTGGCCGGGCCGCCATGCAGTTGCTGTGGCGGGGCATTGCCTCCTACATCTTCCTGCACCGAATCGACCTGCTATTCGGCTGTGCCAGCCTGCCCGGCACCGACCCGGACCGTATTGCTGGTGAACTGACCTACCTGTACCATAACCACTTGGCCCCACCCGCGCTGCGTGTGCATGCTCTAGGCGACCGCCGTATAGAAATGCTGCGGACCGACCCCCATACGCTCAATGTGCGTAAATGCCTTGCCGGCCTGCCCCCTCTGATCAAGGGTTACCTGCGGCTTGGTGGCTACGTGGGTGATGGTGCGGTCATCGACCCCCAGTTCAACACCACGGATGTTGCCATTCTGGTGAAAAGTGAACTGCTGGCCGACAAATACTACCGCCATTACGAACGCCGCCTGCGCGACGCACTGGACTAA
- a CDS encoding sulfurtransferase TusA family protein codes for MSSSDFSSPGGLSGGVSTVQKDRALDITADRCPMTFVRVRLALDQMVAGQVLVVRLMGEEPHRNVTRSVQLLGHTLLADAAQDDGSVVLRILKA; via the coding sequence ATGTCCAGCAGTGATTTTTCCAGCCCAGGTGGTCTTTCAGGGGGGGTGTCCACCGTGCAGAAGGACAGGGCGCTGGACATTACAGCTGACCGCTGCCCCATGACCTTTGTGCGGGTACGCCTGGCCCTGGACCAGATGGTGGCAGGGCAGGTGCTGGTTGTCAGGCTGATGGGGGAGGAGCCTCACAGGAATGTAACACGCTCGGTCCAGTTGCTGGGGCACACCCTGCTGGCAGATGCAGCCCAGGATGACGGCAGCGTGGTGCTGCGGATTCTCAAAGCGTAA
- the trpB gene encoding tryptophan synthase subunit beta translates to MAKLTQPAAAQGQGNSFRHQPDDRGHFGGRYGGRFVAETLMPLVLELDTAYEAAKADPTFQSELDYYLKDYVGRPSPLWFARRLTERLGGARIYLKREELNHTGSHKLNNVMGQILLARRMGRTRIVAETGAGQHGVATATVCALFGMECVIYMGATDVERQKPNVFRMRLLGAEVVPVTSGAGTLKDAMNEAMRDWVANVANTYMLIGTVAGPHPYPAMVRDFQSVIGTETRAQILEAEGRLPDIVVAAIGGGSNAMGMFHPFLDDSSVQLVGVEAAGHGLDSGKTAASIERGRPGVLHGNRTYLLQDADGQIDEAHSISAGLDYPGVGPEHSWLHDVGRAQYVGATDEEALKAFELCTQMEGIIPALESAHAVAYAARTAPTLSKDTVMVICLSGRGDKDIFTVASHLGVEL, encoded by the coding sequence ATGGCTAAGCTGACACAGCCCGCAGCGGCCCAGGGGCAGGGCAATTCCTTCCGGCACCAGCCGGATGACAGAGGGCATTTTGGTGGCCGCTACGGCGGGCGTTTTGTGGCAGAAACCCTTATGCCACTGGTGCTGGAACTGGACACTGCCTACGAGGCCGCAAAGGCCGACCCCACCTTTCAGAGCGAGCTTGACTATTACCTCAAGGACTACGTGGGCCGCCCCAGCCCATTGTGGTTTGCCCGCCGCCTGACCGAACGCCTGGGGGGTGCGCGCATCTACCTCAAGCGTGAGGAACTGAACCACACAGGGTCACACAAACTTAACAATGTCATGGGGCAGATCCTGCTGGCCCGGCGCATGGGGCGGACACGGATCGTGGCCGAAACCGGGGCCGGTCAGCATGGTGTTGCTACGGCTACGGTCTGTGCTCTGTTTGGCATGGAATGCGTCATCTACATGGGTGCGACCGATGTCGAGCGGCAGAAGCCCAACGTGTTTCGCATGCGCCTGCTGGGGGCCGAGGTTGTGCCGGTTACATCAGGGGCAGGCACTCTCAAGGATGCCATGAACGAGGCCATGCGTGACTGGGTGGCCAATGTTGCCAACACCTACATGCTTATCGGGACTGTGGCCGGGCCGCACCCGTACCCCGCCATGGTGCGTGACTTCCAGAGCGTGATCGGCACCGAAACCCGCGCCCAGATTCTGGAGGCCGAAGGCCGCCTGCCCGACATTGTGGTGGCGGCTATCGGGGGTGGGTCCAACGCCATGGGCATGTTCCACCCCTTCCTGGACGATTCGTCAGTGCAACTGGTGGGGGTCGAGGCCGCAGGCCATGGGCTGGACAGCGGCAAGACGGCGGCGTCCATCGAGCGTGGACGCCCCGGTGTGCTGCACGGCAACCGTACCTATCTGTTGCAGGACGCTGACGGGCAGATTGACGAGGCCCATTCCATCAGTGCCGGGCTGGATTATCCCGGTGTCGGGCCGGAACACTCCTGGCTGCATGACGTAGGCCGCGCCCAGTATGTCGGTGCCACGGATGAGGAAGCCCTCAAGGCGTTCGAACTCTGCACGCAGATGGAAGGGATTATTCCGGCACTGGAGTCGGCCCACGCCGTTGCCTACGCCGCCCGCACCGCCCCAACCCTCTCGAAGGATACGGTCATGGTCATCTGTCTTTCGGGCCGGGGGGACAAGGACATCTTTACCGTCGCCAGCCATCTGGGGGTTGAACTGTGA
- a CDS encoding magnesium transporter CorA family protein — MFLAHRPGMTAQAVGTPQDAEGATWLDLLDPTPQEQILAEQLCGQPLPALADLNAIESSSRISVRGGAAFLSSPLLKRNGPEFQTTPVGFILSENRLFTIRFQSYQAFETVAQLVAAHPVTPATPPAPPATPEGEQRPAAPLALKAGEILVALIEAIVDRLADILESVGDLLDTLSRDIFRPPSASQPVRSMALRQRDLLQRVGNSGSLCSRMRDTLLGFERISLFLSESRKVAASAPAAGFSLSTRQISMAEPPPDPQAKAAPYTLPGALRTRIATVSRDLSSLEAYVSQAQDKVEFLLDATLGFINIEQNGVMKILTVVSFIGVAPTLIAGIYGMNFKDMPELNWSFGYWYALGLMAATIALPLAWFWKKGWLGGIK; from the coding sequence ATGTTCCTGGCCCACAGGCCCGGCATGACGGCACAGGCCGTTGGTACACCGCAGGACGCCGAAGGCGCGACCTGGCTGGACCTGCTGGACCCCACCCCACAGGAACAGATTCTGGCAGAACAGCTTTGCGGCCAGCCCCTGCCCGCTCTGGCTGACCTGAATGCGATTGAAAGTTCATCACGTATCAGTGTGCGGGGTGGGGCGGCTTTTCTGTCCTCCCCCCTGCTCAAACGGAACGGGCCGGAGTTCCAGACGACACCTGTCGGCTTTATCCTAAGCGAGAACAGGCTGTTCACCATCCGCTTTCAGTCCTATCAGGCGTTTGAAACCGTGGCCCAGCTTGTGGCGGCACATCCTGTTACACCCGCCACACCCCCAGCGCCGCCAGCAACACCCGAAGGGGAGCAACGCCCTGCTGCCCCGCTTGCCCTCAAGGCCGGGGAAATCCTTGTGGCGTTGATCGAAGCCATTGTGGACCGTCTGGCGGACATCCTAGAATCCGTGGGCGACCTGCTGGATACGCTCTCGCGCGATATTTTCCGCCCACCATCCGCCAGCCAGCCTGTCCGCAGCATGGCGCTGCGCCAGAGAGACCTGCTACAACGGGTGGGCAACTCCGGCAGCCTGTGCTCACGCATGCGCGATACATTGCTGGGTTTTGAGCGGATTTCCCTCTTCCTGAGCGAAAGCCGCAAAGTAGCAGCCTCGGCCCCGGCGGCCGGGTTTTCGCTCAGCACACGCCAGATCAGCATGGCCGAGCCCCCGCCTGACCCGCAGGCCAAAGCCGCACCCTACACCCTGCCCGGCGCGTTACGGACGCGCATTGCCACGGTCAGCCGCGATCTGTCATCGCTCGAAGCCTATGTCTCGCAGGCGCAGGACAAGGTTGAGTTCCTGCTTGATGCGACTCTGGGTTTTATCAATATCGAGCAGAACGGTGTCATGAAAATCCTGACCGTTGTCAGCTTCATCGGGGTAGCCCCGACGCTGATTGCGGGGATATATGGCATGAACTTCAAAGACATGCCGGAACTGAACTGGAGCTTTGGCTACTGGTATGCTCTGGGCCTGATGGCCGCGACCATTGCCCTGCCTCTGGCGTGGTTCTGGAAGAAGGGCTGGCTGGGCGGCATCAAATAA
- a CDS encoding DUF2076 domain-containing protein gives MTDEERDLIEKFFNRVGGVQQGSFASVPGTQPSLPPVDQQADQLIAQQFQKYPEARYRITQMAVVQEAALVQAQNRIQQLQMQLQQAQQAVQAAQQGNAGQQKSGGFFGGLFGGGQSAQQPQQSAPPPGWGGNPGTAAPQYQPQPMPGGMRPGMFQGGSGFLGSALTTATGVAGGMLAANALTSLFSGHHDAAAGGFGAAPTGGDTIINNYGDAASDPFAGGGAAPDSSFGSDWGGGDAGGDFGGGDWGGDDQSF, from the coding sequence ATGACCGACGAGGAACGCGATCTTATCGAGAAATTTTTCAACCGCGTTGGTGGTGTGCAGCAGGGGAGCTTTGCCAGCGTGCCCGGCACGCAGCCAAGCCTGCCCCCGGTTGACCAGCAGGCTGATCAGCTGATTGCCCAGCAGTTCCAGAAATACCCTGAAGCCCGCTATCGGATTACCCAGATGGCTGTGGTGCAGGAGGCTGCTCTGGTGCAGGCTCAGAACCGTATCCAGCAGTTGCAGATGCAGTTGCAGCAGGCCCAGCAGGCTGTGCAGGCCGCACAGCAGGGGAATGCCGGGCAGCAGAAGTCCGGCGGCTTTTTCGGTGGGTTGTTTGGGGGCGGGCAGTCTGCCCAGCAGCCGCAGCAGTCGGCACCGCCTCCGGGTTGGGGCGGCAACCCCGGCACAGCCGCACCGCAGTATCAGCCCCAGCCCATGCCCGGTGGTATGCGCCCTGGCATGTTCCAGGGTGGTTCAGGCTTTCTGGGGAGTGCTCTGACAACGGCAACAGGTGTTGCCGGTGGTATGCTGGCGGCCAATGCCCTGACCAGCCTGTTCAGCGGCCATCATGATGCTGCGGCGGGTGGCTTTGGTGCAGCCCCTACGGGTGGGGACACCATTATCAACAACTACGGTGATGCCGCATCCGACCCGTTTGCAGGTGGTGGCGCGGCCCCGGATTCCAGCTTTGGCAGTGACTGGGGCGGCGGGGATGCTGGTGGTGATTTTGGCGGTGGTGACTGGGGCGGTGACGATCAGAGCTTCTGA
- the rho gene encoding transcription termination factor Rho, with translation MHLAELKAKSPADLLACAEDLNIENASSLRKQDMMFAILKTLADNDQAIYGEGTLEIMHDGFGYLRSPESNYLPGPDDIYISPTQVRRFGLRTGDTVEGQIRAPRDGERYFSLLKINTINFESPDAVRHRINFDNLTPLYPERRLQMEVESQATAPEPKAEKGKKGAQKDFTPRVIDLVSPIGMGQRALIVAPPRSGKTVMLQSIASSIAANHPEVFLIVLLIDERPEEVTDMARSVRGEVVASTFDEPAHRHVQVTEMVLEKAKRLVEHKRDVVILLDSITRLARAYNTVVPSSGKVLTGGVDANALQRPKRFFGAARNIEEGGSLTIIATALIDTGSRMDEVIFEEFKGTGNSELVLDRKLADKRTFPAIDITKSGTRKEELLVDRATLSKMWVLRRILAPMGTMDAMDFLLDKLKYSKTNNDFFEAMNN, from the coding sequence ATGCATCTTGCGGAACTCAAGGCCAAGTCTCCAGCCGACCTTCTGGCCTGCGCTGAAGACCTGAATATCGAAAACGCCTCATCCCTGCGCAAGCAGGACATGATGTTCGCCATCCTCAAGACCCTGGCCGACAACGACCAGGCGATTTATGGCGAAGGCACGCTTGAGATCATGCACGACGGGTTCGGATATCTCCGCTCGCCCGAATCGAATTACCTGCCCGGCCCGGACGACATCTATATTTCCCCCACCCAGGTGCGGCGCTTTGGCCTGCGCACAGGTGATACGGTGGAAGGCCAGATTCGCGCCCCGCGTGATGGCGAACGCTATTTCTCGCTGCTCAAGATCAACACGATCAATTTTGAGTCGCCCGATGCCGTGCGCCACCGCATCAACTTCGACAATCTGACGCCGCTGTACCCCGAGCGCCGCCTCCAGATGGAAGTGGAAAGCCAGGCCACAGCCCCAGAACCCAAGGCTGAAAAAGGCAAGAAGGGCGCACAGAAGGACTTTACCCCGCGGGTTATCGACCTTGTGTCCCCCATCGGCATGGGCCAGCGCGCTTTGATTGTGGCACCGCCCCGCTCGGGTAAGACGGTGATGCTGCAAAGCATTGCGTCCTCCATTGCTGCAAACCACCCCGAAGTCTTCCTGATCGTTCTGCTGATTGACGAACGGCCGGAAGAAGTGACCGACATGGCCCGCTCCGTACGCGGCGAGGTTGTGGCCTCGACCTTTGACGAGCCCGCACACCGGCATGTGCAGGTGACGGAAATGGTGCTGGAAAAAGCTAAACGCCTTGTTGAACACAAGCGCGATGTGGTGATCCTGCTCGACTCCATCACTCGTCTGGCCCGCGCCTACAACACTGTCGTGCCCTCATCGGGCAAGGTGCTGACAGGTGGTGTGGATGCCAACGCCCTGCAGCGCCCCAAGCGCTTCTTCGGTGCGGCACGTAATATTGAGGAAGGCGGCTCGCTGACCATTATCGCCACCGCGCTGATCGACACCGGCAGCCGCATGGACGAAGTGATCTTTGAAGAGTTCAAAGGCACCGGCAACTCCGAACTGGTGCTGGACCGCAAGCTGGCCGACAAGCGTACCTTCCCAGCCATCGACATCACCAAGAGCGGCACCCGTAAGGAAGAACTCCTGGTTGACCGTGCCACCCTGTCCAAAATGTGGGTGCTGCGGCGTATCCTGGCCCCGATGGGCACCATGGACGCCATGGACTTCCTGCTGGACAAGCTGAAATACAGCAAAACCAACAATGACTTCTTTGAAGCCATGAACAACTGA